Proteins co-encoded in one Acidobacteriota bacterium genomic window:
- a CDS encoding diacylglycerol kinase family protein, with protein sequence MRVEKVLIIWNPLSGRTHFDRRRSLLETFMSHGVRAEVRRFDSDRLSDWIAKAEEEGLDAVFAGGGDGTVSAVAAQVSRSNLPLGIIPLGTFNHFARDLGLPLDWKKAVASLLQGRVQRIDMGEVNGRRFLNNSSIGLYPLLVSIRERERKARRAGKLFATSLAFLRVLVRFRLRKVRIAAGDFTVTSRTPFVFVGNNLYDLSLMHFGRRRALDQGRLTLYLARCRTRRSVFRLALRTLFNRLIQDRDFQSRQVDQVKVTTRRKRLMVSLDGEVYKLNSPLHYRSLAGALAVLLPEDRVK encoded by the coding sequence GTGCGGGTGGAAAAGGTGCTGATCATCTGGAATCCTCTCTCGGGGCGAACCCACTTCGACCGCCGCCGCAGCCTGCTTGAAACCTTCATGAGCCACGGGGTGCGGGCGGAGGTGCGGCGCTTCGACAGCGACAGGCTTTCGGACTGGATCGCCAAGGCCGAGGAGGAAGGCTTGGACGCCGTCTTCGCCGGCGGCGGCGACGGCACCGTCAGCGCCGTAGCCGCCCAGGTCAGCCGCAGCAATCTGCCCTTGGGAATCATCCCGCTGGGCACCTTCAATCACTTCGCCCGCGATCTCGGACTACCGCTGGACTGGAAGAAAGCGGTGGCTTCCCTGCTGCAGGGGCGAGTCCAGCGGATCGATATGGGAGAAGTCAACGGCCGGCGCTTTCTCAACAACTCGTCTATCGGGCTCTACCCGCTGCTGGTGAGCATCCGCGAGCGGGAACGCAAGGCGCGCAGGGCAGGAAAGCTGTTCGCCACCTCGCTGGCCTTCCTGCGGGTGCTGGTGCGCTTCCGCCTGCGCAAGGTGCGAATCGCCGCGGGCGACTTCACCGTCACCAGCCGCACGCCCTTTGTGTTCGTGGGCAACAACCTCTACGACCTGTCGCTGATGCATTTCGGAAGACGCCGCGCCCTCGATCAAGGGCGGCTGACTCTCTACTTGGCCCGCTGCCGCACGCGCCGCTCGGTCTTTCGGCTGGCCTTGCGGACTCTCTTCAACCGACTGATTCAAGACCGCGACTTTCAGTCCCGCCAGGTCGACCAGGTCAAGGTCACCACCCGGCGCAAGCGCCTCATGGTCTCCCTCGACGGCGAGGTCTACAAGCTCAACTCCCCTCTCCATTACCGCTCCCTGGCCGGAGCCCTGGCGGTCCTGCTGCCTGAAGACAGGGTAAAATAG
- a CDS encoding DUF4097 family beta strand repeat-containing protein encodes MKRNAAIVSALMVALALVVPALAQVESRDFQVSSQDTLRLEVERGDVIINAGAGSRLAVRAHGLRDVEALQTSQRGGEVMIEYRPSKLRSRGGRWWGDGGGERFEIDLPDTMNIDLSTAGGDVTINGNIMGRVTGRTAGGDIDVGDIGGVAELKTAGGDIKAGNVQSEAELKTSGGDIEVRNVGGRLVAKTSGGSVEVGNVGGDAELSTAGGDVRAEVVSGSVEMKTAGGDVELGAGYGHVVAKTAGGDVDLRQVTGSVEAKTAGGTVRVELTPEGTQRSQLSTAGGDIELYLSGGNGVTIEAEIKDANEGGGWFSRNRRGGQRYDIQSDFEAASYEYDEDSGYVHAVYHVNGGGTLVRLDTAAGNILIRRGRQ; translated from the coding sequence ATGAAGAGAAATGCAGCAATCGTAAGTGCTTTGATGGTGGCCCTGGCGCTGGTTGTACCGGCCTTGGCCCAAGTGGAATCGCGCGACTTTCAGGTCAGCTCGCAAGACACGCTGAGATTGGAAGTCGAGCGCGGAGACGTAATCATCAACGCCGGGGCCGGCAGCCGCCTGGCCGTCCGCGCCCACGGTTTGAGGGACGTTGAAGCCCTTCAGACTTCTCAGCGTGGCGGCGAAGTGATGATTGAATACCGTCCTTCAAAACTCCGCTCCCGCGGGGGACGCTGGTGGGGAGACGGAGGAGGAGAGCGGTTCGAAATCGATCTCCCCGATACCATGAATATCGATCTCTCCACGGCCGGAGGCGACGTCACCATCAACGGCAACATCATGGGCCGGGTGACTGGACGCACGGCCGGAGGCGACATCGACGTGGGCGACATCGGCGGCGTGGCCGAATTGAAGACGGCCGGAGGCGACATCAAGGCCGGCAACGTCCAGTCCGAGGCCGAACTGAAGACCTCGGGCGGCGACATCGAAGTCCGCAACGTGGGCGGACGCCTGGTAGCCAAGACCTCGGGCGGATCGGTCGAAGTCGGGAACGTAGGCGGCGACGCCGAACTGTCCACGGCCGGCGGAGACGTGCGTGCCGAAGTCGTCTCGGGCAGCGTCGAGATGAAGACGGCCGGAGGCGACGTCGAACTGGGAGCCGGATACGGTCATGTGGTGGCCAAGACCGCAGGAGGCGACGTGGATCTGCGCCAGGTCACCGGTTCGGTTGAAGCCAAGACGGCGGGCGGCACCGTCCGCGTGGAACTCACCCCCGAAGGCACGCAGCGCAGCCAACTCAGCACCGCCGGCGGCGACATCGAACTCTACCTGTCGGGCGGCAACGGCGTGACCATCGAAGCCGAAATCAAGGACGCCAACGAAGGCGGCGGATGGTTCAGCCGCAACCGCCGGGGCGGGCAGCGCTACGACATCCAGTCCGATTTCGAAGCCGCCAGCTACGAATACGACGAGGACTCGGGATACGTCCACGCCGTCTACCACGTCAACGGTGGAGGCACCCTGGTGCGCCTCGACACGGCGGCCGGAAACATCCTGATCCGCCGCGGCCGCCAGTAG
- a CDS encoding DUF2911 domain-containing protein: MKISSLILLASILTLPVAAQSQQESAVRAFGGSPDLERASTRVVFFDTANQRFLGEVEIAYGRPEWRQDYEDSENFDAVTEGKQIRFGKNFWASLDTNVPLKMNGLEVGPGLYYLGISRNQDDEWHLLLFDPARVRAERLDASQTPQAAPAQRIPMTKSVSGIEKEELTVSFSYDQSDPGKMSLRIEWGPHQLTAPVIVDLGN; this comes from the coding sequence ATGAAGATTTCTTCTCTGATCTTGCTCGCTTCCATCCTGACCCTTCCAGTAGCGGCGCAGAGCCAACAGGAAAGCGCCGTCAGGGCCTTCGGAGGATCGCCCGACCTGGAGCGGGCCTCCACCCGCGTGGTCTTCTTCGACACCGCCAATCAGCGCTTCCTGGGCGAAGTCGAGATCGCCTACGGACGCCCGGAATGGCGGCAGGACTATGAAGACTCCGAGAACTTCGACGCCGTGACCGAAGGCAAGCAGATTCGTTTTGGAAAGAACTTCTGGGCCAGCCTGGACACCAATGTCCCGCTCAAGATGAACGGCCTAGAAGTGGGTCCCGGTCTCTACTACTTAGGGATCTCGCGAAACCAAGATGATGAGTGGCATCTCCTCCTCTTCGATCCCGCCAGGGTGCGAGCTGAACGCCTGGACGCTTCCCAGACGCCTCAGGCCGCTCCCGCCCAGCGGATTCCCATGACCAAGTCGGTGAGCGGGATCGAGAAGGAAGAACTGACCGTCTCTTTTTCCTACGACCAGAGCGATCCCGGCAAGATGTCTCTGCGCATCGAGTGGGGACCCCACCAACTCACGGCGCCCGTCATCGTCGATTTGGGGAATTAG
- a CDS encoding metallophosphoesterase, translating into MTTLAHISDLHFGAEDPEAIEALLEDLSSQPPDLVIVSGDLTQRARRAQFQAAAAFLQAVPADVLVVPGNHDISLHNPIRRFLRPLRRYRRYISEDLQPACRVGKAAVVGINSARSLTFKGGRVSRSQIEAVARFLARQPREVCRVVVTHHQFVVSAEHDPPGAVGRSLMALEVFREQRVDLILGGHAHRAESSRLHQHLPHHDHPTVVAHAGTATSKRLRGQSNSYNRILISDSEIEIQIRRLQSSAFQSSGSRTFARG; encoded by the coding sequence ATGACGACGCTGGCCCACATTTCAGACCTTCACTTCGGGGCCGAAGACCCCGAAGCCATCGAGGCCCTGCTAGAAGATCTGTCTTCCCAGCCTCCCGACCTTGTCATCGTCAGCGGAGATCTCACCCAACGCGCCCGCCGGGCCCAATTCCAAGCCGCCGCCGCTTTCTTGCAGGCCGTTCCGGCCGATGTCCTGGTGGTGCCGGGCAATCACGACATCTCCCTCCACAACCCCATCCGCCGATTTCTGCGTCCTCTCAGGCGCTACCGGCGATACATCAGCGAAGACCTGCAACCTGCCTGCCGGGTTGGGAAGGCTGCCGTTGTGGGGATCAATTCGGCCCGCTCCTTGACCTTCAAGGGCGGACGGGTCTCGCGAAGCCAAATCGAGGCGGTGGCCCGTTTCCTGGCCCGCCAGCCCCGGGAGGTGTGCCGGGTGGTGGTCACCCATCACCAGTTCGTGGTCAGCGCCGAGCACGATCCGCCCGGCGCAGTGGGGCGCAGCCTGATGGCGCTGGAGGTCTTTCGCGAGCAGCGGGTCGACCTGATTCTGGGCGGCCATGCCCACCGCGCCGAGAGTTCCCGCCTGCACCAGCACCTGCCTCACCATGACCATCCCACCGTCGTGGCCCATGCGGGGACGGCTACCTCCAAGCGCCTGCGCGGCCAATCCAACTCCTACAACCGCATCCTCATCAGCGACAGCGAGATCGAGATCCAGATCCGCCGTTTGCAGTCCTCGGCCTTTCAATCCTCAGGCTCCCGCACCTTCGCCCGTGGGTGA
- a CDS encoding serine hydrolase, whose amino-acid sequence MRRWSLSVIVFLLFSATSTAQQQENFDYWQHNKALITRGVQAFMMCNGLFTSQRTLEQVFSQELAYISGRLGEVETEDYLIDSQRRAVAVGLGDSLPAMRAAYREGLGCIVLAPDQTLDDIDSLPVLKTPPAPGDPAEIEWPDGDLIPEEAWPEQVDQGALDSAAEWAFDRETHGTLEQVTLSLIVVHRGRILLERYAPGVDYLTKTRTWSTAKSIAVTLIGILVDQGKLSLDEPLDIEWLPRARSPESDPRKKITLRHVLNMSSGLYPVDNGLEYATGSGLAYWAGASSARGARNRGLIREPGTYWDYENYDTLLAVYAMKQVIGDDQVYLEFPRAALLDRIGMRNTVPGVDRFGDFILSSQVYTTARDLARFGLLYLNGGTWNGERLISRDWIEFVRTPAPATRERGNFYGGQWWLVPDDRSDVPRTAYSTAGNRGQYVIVVPSHEVVIVRRGLDFGRQGFNRWDLTREVLKAFAQAEDTSGSR is encoded by the coding sequence ATGAGACGCTGGTCGCTTTCCGTTATTGTCTTTCTCCTCTTCTCCGCCACTTCAACGGCGCAGCAGCAAGAGAACTTCGATTACTGGCAGCACAACAAGGCCCTGATCACCCGCGGTGTACAGGCTTTTATGATGTGCAACGGTCTCTTTACCTCTCAGCGGACGCTGGAGCAGGTGTTCTCGCAGGAACTGGCGTACATCAGCGGACGGCTGGGTGAAGTCGAGACCGAGGACTATCTCATCGATTCGCAAAGACGGGCCGTGGCGGTGGGGCTTGGCGACAGCCTTCCCGCCATGCGGGCCGCCTATCGCGAAGGGCTGGGGTGCATCGTCTTGGCACCCGATCAGACCTTGGACGACATCGACTCCTTGCCCGTGCTGAAGACGCCTCCTGCGCCCGGTGACCCCGCTGAGATCGAATGGCCGGACGGCGATTTGATCCCCGAAGAGGCTTGGCCTGAGCAGGTCGACCAAGGAGCTCTAGATAGCGCCGCCGAGTGGGCCTTTGACCGCGAGACCCACGGGACCCTGGAACAGGTGACTCTCAGCCTCATCGTGGTTCACCGCGGACGCATCCTGCTGGAACGTTATGCCCCCGGCGTCGACTACCTCACCAAAACCCGCACCTGGTCGACCGCCAAGAGCATCGCCGTGACGCTGATCGGAATCCTGGTCGACCAGGGAAAGCTGTCGCTGGACGAGCCGCTTGACATCGAGTGGCTGCCCCGCGCCCGCTCCCCTGAGTCCGACCCCCGCAAGAAGATCACCCTGCGCCATGTCCTGAACATGTCGAGCGGACTCTATCCCGTCGACAACGGATTGGAATACGCCACCGGATCGGGATTGGCCTATTGGGCCGGAGCCAGTTCCGCCCGCGGCGCCCGCAACCGCGGACTGATACGGGAACCGGGCACCTACTGGGACTACGAGAACTACGACACTCTGTTGGCCGTCTACGCCATGAAACAGGTCATCGGCGATGATCAGGTCTACCTGGAGTTTCCCCGCGCGGCCCTGCTGGACAGGATCGGAATGCGCAACACCGTCCCGGGAGTGGACCGCTTCGGCGACTTCATCCTCAGCAGCCAGGTCTATACCACTGCCCGCGATCTGGCCCGCTTCGGACTGCTTTACCTCAACGGCGGCACCTGGAACGGTGAAAGGCTCATTTCGCGGGATTGGATTGAGTTCGTACGCACACCGGCGCCCGCCACCCGGGAGCGCGGGAATTTCTACGGAGGCCAGTGGTGGCTGGTGCCGGACGACCGCAGCGACGTCCCCAGGACGGCCTACTCCACCGCCGGAAACCGCGGCCAATACGTCATCGTCGTGCCTTCCCACGAGGTCGTCATCGTGCGCCGCGGCCTCGACTTCGGACGCCAGGGCTTCAACCGCTGGGACCTGACACGAGAGGTCCTCAAAGCCTTCGCCCAAGCCGAAGACACCTCGGGCAGCCGCTGA